The sequence GCGCAGTGTGGCTGCCGGTGGTTTTGAAGTCGGGATTCATACTTGGGATCACATCAAATGGCAAGACTATGTGGCAGGTGAATCGGCCGCATGGACGCGCGGGCAAATTGATTTAGCCGTAGCACGCTTTACCGAAGTATTTGGCTTACCCGCTAAAACCCACGGCGCAGCAGGCTGGCAAATGAATCCGGAAGCCTATCGCCATCAGCAGCGCATGGCTCTAACTTACGCTTCGGACACGCGTGGCACCCATCCATTCTGGCCAGTGGTAAAGGGCGAGCCAGTACGCTGTGTGCAGCTGCCAACTACTCTGCCAACGTTGGATGAGCTGATCGGCGTAGGTAATTTAACGCCGGATAATGTGCACGAACATTTGCTTAAACTTACTGCGGCCGAGCCGGAATTCGGGCATGTCTATACCTTGCATGCCGAGCTGGAAGGCATGAAATTACTGCCTGTTTTCGAACGCCTGCTACAAGGCTGGCTGGATCAGGGCTATAAGCTGGTCTCTACTTTAGAGTTATTTAATGCGCTTGATACCAGTACGCTGCCGTATCACAGCGTAGAAATGGGCGAGCTGGAAGGGCGTAGCGGTACGCTTGCACTGCAAGGGCCACGATTTCCTGGTTAATCCCTAATCATATTTGAGTATTTTTTCTTTTATGTTGTGCGGGTTTTTATCGGGCGGGATTTAAGGGGGCCTGCATGGCACCCCTTAATTTTTTATGGCATGTAAAACACCTAGTTTTTAAGCCTCTGCTGCTCCAGCTGGCTAAATATCTGATAAGCCGCAGTTACCCGTGGTGTAATGGGGTAGTTTTTATTTGCCAGAATTACAATCCCCATTTTTTGAGCTGGAATAAATGCCACATAGGCAGAAAAGCCACCTGTGCCGCCAGTTTTATTGATCCATACCTTATCTTGCGGAGCGATTGCCGGGCTAATTGGCTGGGCGGTATTGTCCTGAAAGGCCATGGCTTGGCTATTGCCAGCTAATAAAGTAGCTAATTCTGCCGGGTAAGTATATTGCTCCCAGATTAAATCCTGCGTGATTGCGCCAGATTTAAAATAACCTGTGTGAGTATTGATAAGTGCCTGTTGCACTTTGTTGTCTATTTTACCCGTTTTCATATTGGCATTTATAAATTTAATCATATCTGCCGAGCTGGATTTGATCCCATAGGCTTCGGAATCTAAAACACCAGGATTGACCCGGACAGGTTCGTCTTTTTTATTGTAGCCCTGGGCATAATTTTGCATCTGAGCTGTGGGCACTTTGATATAGCTATTGTTCATTTTTAATT comes from Iodobacter ciconiae and encodes:
- a CDS encoding polysaccharide deacetylase family protein — encoded protein: MKLLALKIDVDTYRGTREGVPRLVELLQRLGADATFLFSLGPDHTGRAIKRVFRPGFMKKVSRTSVVEHYGIQTLLYGTLLPGPDIGRRCADILRSVAAGGFEVGIHTWDHIKWQDYVAGESAAWTRGQIDLAVARFTEVFGLPAKTHGAAGWQMNPEAYRHQQRMALTYASDTRGTHPFWPVVKGEPVRCVQLPTTLPTLDELIGVGNLTPDNVHEHLLKLTAAEPEFGHVYTLHAELEGMKLLPVFERLLQGWLDQGYKLVSTLELFNALDTSTLPYHSVEMGELEGRSGTLALQGPRFPG